The genomic window TATACCTAAAATTACCGCAATTTTTGACATATTTTTTGCTAAAAGAAGGAAAAACTAAATTTTTGTAGAATAATAATAGCAAGTAACGTGGACATCAAACTAACAATTTTATCGGTGAGATTTATATAGAAAAGGGTAGAAAAAGGACTCGAAAGGAATGAACGAGAGATGCAAACGTTAAAATGTGCAACAAGAACATATGTTCGTTCGGGGGGGGGGGGGGGGGGTATAATATGTAAAAACTACCAAAATTTGGAAGTAATTCATACTCCATATTACAGTGGTTTTATTTTTCGCGAAAACTTCCATTGTTTGCTTACCACTCTAAATTGCCTATCCAGGTTTTCCCTTCACTCTTTCCGGTTGCTTGCGAAGGGCATCATGACCCTTCTTTCCTGCACGATTGTTTCCGTAGTATACTATTATAACCATTCCCCATAAACAAAGATCATTAGAAGGCTGAACTTTTCACTATCTGGAAAATATTGTATGTTCCAGTGGTGTTAAATCAACCCTTTTACTTTTAACTATTAAAATTTATTGTGCTAAAGGCAAACCATCCGAAAGGTTGGGACGCAAAGCCATGGGTCTGTAGCCCTTGAGGTATGACTGCCAGGTTGCCGCAATAAAGGTTTCATTATTTGTTTAAATAATGTTCTCTATTACGGCAGCTGATTAGGCTGCCGTTTTTCTTATATGTAAATATACCCGCAAATACTCGTGTAAGATGGACTACGATAGATGAAAGAGAAAGAAAAAAAGGGGGGCCGTCCTGTGAATCTAACGGGTATGGGCGATTTATTAATGTCCATGAAAGAGTCCTGGACCAGGTTATACCTCCACAGCGCTAGCGTTGCCAATCTCACCTTGAGAATATGCACTTTACTACGTCTCGACGAAGTGGAACAGGAAACCGTGATAGCTGGGGCATTCCTCCACGATGTAGGAAAGATGTTTGTCAGGCGTGAAATTATCGAAAAGCCGGGCCCACTTACAGAGGAGGAATGGACTGAATTAAAAGAACACACCAGGCGGGGTGCGTCCGTAGTAGCGGCAAGGGGAGGAGACAATTCCCTGGTGGAAATAATTCGATATCACCACGAATGGTGGAATGGGAAGGGATATGAGGGGCTGAGGGGGCAGATGATACCCTGGCCTGCCCGAGTCATCGCGTTGGCCGATGCATTGGATGCCATGATTTCCCCAAGGCCTTATCGTCAGCCTTCTAAAATGTATGAAGCACTCGAAGAAGTGTACCAGGGTGCCGGTTCCCAGTTCGACCCGAAGTTAGTAGCAGCTTTGGCGGAAGAGCCCTTTTGGCAGACCGCCACCTATTGCGATCCGGCCAGGCTGGAAAGGCAGATAGGCGAGGAAAAGCAATGGCTTGTACAATTGGCGGATTCATATGTCACTTTATCTTATCCATTGGTATACGCCCAGAGCCAATGGCTGGACCGTTTGCTGGTAATATTGTGGCAATTGAAAGAAAATGCAAAAGGGGGGTAAAAAATGCAACGGTGTCTTGAATGCGCGAAGAAAGAACCAGACCGCCCTTGTGTAAAGTGTCAGTATTTTATTCAGCATGGCCCCCTTCGTCGGGTGCCTTCACCACCTATGCCGGTAAAAGCATTACTATCAGGTTAGATAACGAGGACAGCTACAATTCGTTTGAAGAAGGATACATTTAGCAATGGAGTAATTACAGACGGTCCGGAGGTGTTCAGCGTGTTGTCTTTATCCGTTAGTTTAGAAAATCAAGCCACAGTTCTGAGGGTAGCCGGGGAACTTGACCTCTCCACCGTACCTGAATTTAAAGCTTTTTACGAAAAACATAAACCTATTAACGGGCTTATTGTTTTCGACATGACTGGTTTAGAATTTGTGGATTCTACCGGTGTGGGAAGTCTCCTGACTATCTGGAAAGATCTGAACCAGAGCCAACAGCCGTTTTCCGTCTGCAACCTTAACGAAGATGTTTACGAAGTATTGGATGTGATGGGCGTACCGGATTTCCTGGGCGAGGAACACTTTAAACGCTCACCATTCTAGATCATCATGGCTTCGCTGACTACTGTAATTGAGGAGAGGACTTATGATTTACGAGTTTCTAATCCCGGTGGTCACCATTGCCTTTCTTAAAAAAGGGTCACTGCAGCGCCTGTCGGAAACCGAAATAAGGAAGCCATGGATGATCATATCCGGGTTATTGTTACAGTTGGTAGTGATGTTTCTTTACCATCGCGTTTCGTTTATAAACCAGAGTTTTGCCTTTTGGGTAGTTGTTTCCTACTTAATGCTAATCTATGGTTGCTGGTGCAATCGCCACATCCCGGGCATTAAACTGTTTATTTTCGGCACCTTACTTAACTTCTTTGTGATAATTGCCAATGGCGGCAGGATGCCCGTATCACTGGATGCGCTGGAGTGGGCGGGTTTGTCCTCATACATACCTGCGGTAGTGGAAGGGGTGACAAAACACCAACCGCTGACGGAATTCACCCTTCTACCGTATTTAGCTGACGTCATTCCCTTGCGTCCTCCTTTTGTTTTCAGCAGCATGGTTGTAAGCCCCGGCGACATTGCGGTGACGCTGGGCATCTCATGGTTTATTTACAAGGGAATGGTTAAAACAGTATAGCCATTAGATTTCAAACTTTGGGGCGTAGATCATTAGGGTGAAACAATTCATCCGGGGGGAGGTGATATGATGAAGAAGGTCTTCTTCTGGTTGACCGTGGCTTCCATGGTACTGGCTGTTGTGGCTAAATTTCCATGGCGCTGAAATAATTAGCCTTTAACGCAACTGTCTATCTGTAAAGGAACCAGGAAGTTGATCTACGCCCCATTTTTCAATAGTACCACTTTAGGCTCCGGTTAATAGAAAGGAGGAACAGTCATGCCTCGATACTTAAAAACCTACATATACCTGGTCACAATTATCGGCATGGCTATTCTCTTGCTGGTGTTATCCGGCCTAAAAATAGAATTTTTGCCTTTTGTTTTGGCAATCGGCCTGATTGCTGGATTGCTGGAAAAATATGATGTTGAATTACCAAACGGATCTATTGTTTCAGGCTCCACTACCTTCACTTTCGTTGTAATGGCCGTCTACGGCATTCCAGAAGCGGTAGTAAGTGAGATTATCATTTCTTTGGTCAGTATTCCATTGATTAAAAGCGAGAGAATTAAATTTTTATATAATACAAGCCAGTATATTATTTGTACTGTTGCCGCAGGATACGGGTATTTGTGGTTAGGGAGCATACCGGGGACTTTTACGTGGTATGATGTTCCCCGTTTACTGTTTGCCATTGCTCTCTACAATATTTTGAACATCACTTTAATATCCGTCATCATCTCTAAACTGAATGAAAGAAAATACTTCGCCACTTGGATTGAAATGGTCCAAGACGGCGTCTTAATATATTTGGTTAATTCTTTTTTAAGCGTGCGTCTGGCTCTTTCCTATGAGTTGCATGATCAACTGCAGTTCTGGATTGAAACACTATTTGTTTTTGCAGTTTTCCTAGCCCTGCGCTATGCTTTTGCCTTATTCATCAACTTGCGGAAAACCTACTTAAGGTCGATGGAATCACTCACTCAATTAACTGAAAACAAACTGTCTATCAGTGGAGGACATGCCACCAGGGTTGGCAGGATAGCCCGCAAGATTGCGGAAAAGATGAAACTATCCCAGGATGAAATTGATTCAATTCATTATGCGGCCCTATTGCACGACTTGGGCAAGACCTACCTGGAGGAAAAAATCTTTCAAAAGCGAGGGCCGCTTACCCTCGAAGAAGAAAGGGAATATCGCAAACACGCGGAAATTGGCGCAGATATGGTAAAGGAGATAGCCGGGTTAGCCAAGTCCTCAGAGTATATTCGCTACCACCATGAATGCTGGGACGGCACAGGGTTTCCTGCTGGTATATCGGGAGAGCATATACCGCTGGGAGCTAGGATTATTGCTGCTGCTGATCAGTACGACCACATTTTTTACAAGAAGAAGTCCCAAACTGATTTCGCAGCACTGGCGGGAACCAAACTGGACCCCCAGGTGGTGGAAATTGTATTAGGGATTGCTGATTTGCAGGAGGAGCCCGGAAAAATGGCCATGCCAGCCACCATTGAAGAGAAACTGATCGAAAACCTTGTGATCAGCGAAGCGCGGAAAAGGGTTTACCAGTCACAACTGTTGGATAAATTTGGTGCGTCTCTAATCGTACGTTATGATGGTGAGTTTAGAAATGAGGCAGGAGATTCCATCGATATTCCATGCCGGGAGCAAGTAATTACTTTGGTAGAAAAAGCACGCAGACAACAGAGCGGAGTGCGAGAAATACTCGAAGAAGCGCAATCTGGTAAGATATATGATGTCTACTGTGTGCCTTCTGGCGATCAGGTTAGTGTTATCTTCTTTGATGTGACTGACATACTCGAATATGAGAAAAAACAAGAAGAACGAGTTCGAAACCTTTATCGTGAAGTGATCTATTCGGTAACACAGGGAAAACTCTTGCTGGTGGAACAAAAGGAAATTGAACTGTTGAAAACAGGGGTATACATATCCAGTCACCCAATCCTTACGAAAACGGATGTCGCCAGCTGCCGCCGGCAGGTGCAGGAGGTACTGGAGTCTCGTCCTCTACCGTCTAAGGTTAGATATAACATATTGCTTGGTACTTCCGAAGCGGTTACCAATGTATTGAAACATGCGACAGAGGGACAAATGAGCCTTTATATGGTCGGTGATCATCTCCGAATTTTCGTGTCGGACAACGGAAGCGGCATAGACTTATCCGAACTTCCCAAGACAACTCTGATGGCCGGATACTCGACCAAGCACTCTGCGGGATGGGGGTTCTATTTACTTCTAAAGGTGATGGATCGCATTATCCTAAGTACCAGTTCCCAAGGCACAACCATCATGTTAGAGATCAACTTAGTTGATGCACCTGAAAAGGTAGCTACTAACAATATTACGATTTTTAAAGAGGAGAATGTACGTCATGCTTAACGTAAAATCCCGTTTGGAAGGAAAGACTGTAAGGCTCAGTTTAGAAGGCGTATTGGACATCTCCACCGTGGATACTTTTAACGGTCAGACGGAACAACTTTCCGGTATCTCTGAATTGGTCCTTGACATGGCCGGACTTGAATTCATCGATTCAACCGGGGTTGGTGCTATTCTTCAAGTCGTTCGCCTGTCACAGGAACGTGGTTTTACTGTCAGCCTCGAAAATGCCAATGAGAATATATCTGAACTTCTTAACACAGTGGGATTGTTTCAAATCATTGAGGTCTTGCGGAAAGGGGCTAATTAAGATGAGGGCTTCAGGTCGTGCAAAGTACATGGGTGTGTTGTTAGCGGTTGGCGGATTGTTTGGAGCCTCCACGATTATTTTCAGCTGGCAGAAAACCTGGATGTATTTATTGTTATACTTAATTGGC from Biomaibacter acetigenes includes these protein-coding regions:
- a CDS encoding HD domain-containing phosphohydrolase; translated protein: MNLTGMGDLLMSMKESWTRLYLHSASVANLTLRICTLLRLDEVEQETVIAGAFLHDVGKMFVRREIIEKPGPLTEEEWTELKEHTRRGASVVAARGGDNSLVEIIRYHHEWWNGKGYEGLRGQMIPWPARVIALADALDAMISPRPYRQPSKMYEALEEVYQGAGSQFDPKLVAALAEEPFWQTATYCDPARLERQIGEEKQWLVQLADSYVTLSYPLVYAQSQWLDRLLVILWQLKENAKGG
- a CDS encoding STAS domain-containing protein, which produces MLSLSVSLENQATVLRVAGELDLSTVPEFKAFYEKHKPINGLIVFDMTGLEFVDSTGVGSLLTIWKDLNQSQQPFSVCNLNEDVYEVLDVMGVPDFLGEEHFKRSPF
- a CDS encoding DUF5317 domain-containing protein → MIYEFLIPVVTIAFLKKGSLQRLSETEIRKPWMIISGLLLQLVVMFLYHRVSFINQSFAFWVVVSYLMLIYGCWCNRHIPGIKLFIFGTLLNFFVIIANGGRMPVSLDALEWAGLSSYIPAVVEGVTKHQPLTEFTLLPYLADVIPLRPPFVFSSMVVSPGDIAVTLGISWFIYKGMVKTV
- a CDS encoding HD domain-containing phosphohydrolase, with amino-acid sequence MPRYLKTYIYLVTIIGMAILLLVLSGLKIEFLPFVLAIGLIAGLLEKYDVELPNGSIVSGSTTFTFVVMAVYGIPEAVVSEIIISLVSIPLIKSERIKFLYNTSQYIICTVAAGYGYLWLGSIPGTFTWYDVPRLLFAIALYNILNITLISVIISKLNERKYFATWIEMVQDGVLIYLVNSFLSVRLALSYELHDQLQFWIETLFVFAVFLALRYAFALFINLRKTYLRSMESLTQLTENKLSISGGHATRVGRIARKIAEKMKLSQDEIDSIHYAALLHDLGKTYLEEKIFQKRGPLTLEEEREYRKHAEIGADMVKEIAGLAKSSEYIRYHHECWDGTGFPAGISGEHIPLGARIIAAADQYDHIFYKKKSQTDFAALAGTKLDPQVVEIVLGIADLQEEPGKMAMPATIEEKLIENLVISEARKRVYQSQLLDKFGASLIVRYDGEFRNEAGDSIDIPCREQVITLVEKARRQQSGVREILEEAQSGKIYDVYCVPSGDQVSVIFFDVTDILEYEKKQEERVRNLYREVIYSVTQGKLLLVEQKEIELLKTGVYISSHPILTKTDVASCRRQVQEVLESRPLPSKVRYNILLGTSEAVTNVLKHATEGQMSLYMVGDHLRIFVSDNGSGIDLSELPKTTLMAGYSTKHSAGWGFYLLLKVMDRIILSTSSQGTTIMLEINLVDAPEKVATNNITIFKEENVRHA
- a CDS encoding STAS domain-containing protein, producing the protein MLNVKSRLEGKTVRLSLEGVLDISTVDTFNGQTEQLSGISELVLDMAGLEFIDSTGVGAILQVVRLSQERGFTVSLENANENISELLNTVGLFQIIEVLRKGAN